One Paenibacillus riograndensis SBR5 DNA segment encodes these proteins:
- a CDS encoding low molecular weight protein arginine phosphatase has product MLHILFVCTGNTCRSPMAEGLLRKLAKERGIDVEVRSAGVSAISGTSMSRHAAAILRDEGIHDQILSTQLNAETVAWADLVLTLTGGHKRHLLQYFPDAVAKTYTLKEYVYDEEAVNADIRELDSLYADAELSLALGGEPKSADLQRIIEIRQRIPSFDISDPFGGPREDYELAAAEIRTALHSLLDKLESLRRL; this is encoded by the coding sequence ATGCTGCATATTTTATTCGTCTGCACAGGGAATACATGCCGTAGTCCTATGGCTGAGGGGCTTCTCCGGAAACTTGCGAAGGAGCGGGGAATTGACGTCGAAGTGCGGTCTGCAGGCGTTTCCGCCATTTCCGGTACTTCCATGTCCAGACATGCCGCAGCGATTCTGCGGGACGAAGGAATTCATGATCAAATCCTGTCCACGCAGCTAAATGCAGAGACCGTAGCCTGGGCGGATCTGGTGCTGACCCTCACTGGGGGGCACAAACGCCACTTGCTGCAATATTTTCCTGATGCCGTTGCGAAGACTTATACCCTAAAAGAATATGTCTACGATGAAGAAGCCGTAAACGCAGATATCCGTGAGCTGGATAGCCTCTATGCCGATGCCGAGCTTAGCCTTGCACTTGGCGGGGAGCCGAAATCGGCTGATCTGCAGCGGATCATAGAAATCCGTCAACGGATTCCAAGCTTTGATATTTCCGATCCCTTCGGAGGCCCGCGGGAAGATTATGAGCTGGCCGCTGCCGAAATCCGAACAGCGCTGCACAGTCTTCTGGATAAGCTGGAGTCCTTACGCCGGTTATAA
- a CDS encoding TIGR01440 family protein, whose protein sequence is MDHVMKQDSRVNPAASNAAGDAGQPAGAELSLTAATAAVVRELSDAGKLGPGKILVVGASTSEVAGVRIGTGGALEVAQQLLEGIVQVAAEKGFHPVYQCCEHLNRSLVMERSLLEKLGLREVSAVPIPGAGGSMAAAAYRSMADPVLAETVEAHAGIDIGETLIGMHLRRVAVPFRPSLRYIGSARVNAAWSRPPLIGGERAVYRNPETSGSRSCD, encoded by the coding sequence ATGGATCATGTCATGAAGCAGGACTCACGGGTGAATCCGGCAGCCAGCAATGCAGCCGGGGATGCCGGTCAACCGGCAGGGGCGGAGCTGTCTTTAACGGCTGCAACCGCTGCTGTGGTAAGGGAGCTGTCAGACGCCGGGAAGCTGGGGCCCGGCAAGATTCTTGTTGTGGGCGCAAGCACAAGTGAAGTGGCCGGGGTCCGTATTGGCACCGGCGGCGCGCTTGAGGTGGCTCAGCAGCTCTTGGAGGGGATTGTCCAGGTTGCTGCGGAGAAGGGATTTCATCCGGTATACCAGTGCTGCGAGCATTTGAACCGTTCGCTGGTGATGGAACGCTCACTGCTGGAGAAGCTAGGGCTGAGGGAAGTGTCGGCGGTGCCGATTCCGGGAGCCGGGGGTTCAATGGCTGCCGCTGCGTACCGCTCGATGGCTGATCCTGTGCTGGCGGAAACCGTGGAGGCCCATGCCGGTATCGATATCGGCGAGACGCTGATCGGCATGCATTTGCGCCGGGTAGCCGTCCCTTTTCGGCCAAGCCTGCGCTACATTGGTTCGGCCCGGGTGAATGCAGCCTGGAGCAGACCTCCGCTCATTGGCGGGGAACGCGCGGTATACCGTAATCCGGAGACCAGCGGATCACGCAGCTGCGATTAA
- a CDS encoding AtpZ/AtpI family protein has product MKGPNKPAEPHKQTGHALKAVSLVSAVGVNLAAFTLGGYFLGAWLDDQWNSSGLGVALGVIVGVLCGIAGVIFIIKAVMEESDG; this is encoded by the coding sequence ATGAAGGGGCCTAATAAGCCTGCAGAACCGCATAAACAGACGGGTCACGCGCTCAAAGCTGTGAGTCTTGTCAGCGCTGTCGGGGTTAATTTGGCCGCCTTTACATTAGGCGGTTATTTCTTGGGAGCATGGCTGGATGATCAATGGAACAGCTCCGGACTCGGGGTGGCACTCGGTGTCATCGTGGGTGTGTTGTGCGGGATCGCAGGTGTCATCTTCATTATTAAAGCTGTCATGGAGGAAAGTGATGGATGA
- the wecB gene encoding non-hydrolyzing UDP-N-acetylglucosamine 2-epimerase, with protein MSKIKVMTIFGVRPEAIKMAPLVLELAKHPEHIESVVCVTAQHRELLDQVLEVFKITPDYDLDVMKDRQTLNEITIRVLEGLEPVLREAKPDLVLVHGDTLTTFLASYASFLQQIQVGHVEAGLRTWNKLSPYPEEMNRQLTGVLADLHFSPTDWSAGNLRHENKKESSIYITGNTVTDVFQYTVQPDYRHPVLDFASGKRLILMTAHRRESQGEPHRHIFRAVKRIADEFEDVAIVYPVHPSPAVKEPAHEILGGHPRIKLIDPLDVVDLHNFYPHTHLILTDSGGLQEEAPSFGVPVLVLRDTTERPEGIEAGTLELVGTDEEKVYQRTHALLTDQELYQSMSRAANPYGDGKASERIVNAILHHFGVIQDRPEEFHRMFTK; from the coding sequence ATGTCCAAAATTAAAGTGATGACGATTTTTGGTGTGCGCCCCGAGGCGATCAAAATGGCGCCTTTGGTCCTGGAGCTTGCCAAGCATCCCGAGCATATTGAATCCGTTGTTTGCGTAACAGCGCAGCACCGTGAACTGCTGGATCAGGTGCTTGAGGTATTCAAGATTACTCCTGATTATGACCTGGATGTAATGAAAGACCGCCAGACGCTGAATGAAATTACGATCCGGGTACTGGAAGGGCTGGAGCCGGTGCTTCGGGAAGCGAAGCCGGACCTGGTGCTGGTGCATGGGGATACACTTACCACCTTCCTCGCCAGCTACGCTTCTTTCCTGCAGCAAATTCAGGTAGGACATGTAGAAGCAGGACTCAGGACCTGGAACAAGCTGTCTCCGTATCCCGAGGAAATGAACCGTCAATTGACGGGAGTTCTTGCCGATCTGCATTTTTCTCCGACTGACTGGTCAGCGGGTAACTTGAGACACGAGAACAAAAAAGAATCAAGTATTTATATCACAGGCAACACCGTAACTGATGTGTTTCAATATACCGTACAGCCGGACTATCGGCATCCTGTACTGGATTTTGCTTCAGGAAAACGACTTATTTTAATGACGGCGCACCGCAGGGAATCTCAAGGCGAACCGCACCGTCATATTTTCCGTGCTGTCAAAAGAATCGCTGATGAATTTGAAGATGTAGCTATAGTCTATCCTGTGCATCCGAGTCCGGCAGTCAAGGAACCGGCGCATGAGATACTTGGCGGACACCCGAGAATCAAGCTGATTGATCCGCTGGATGTCGTTGACCTGCATAATTTTTATCCGCATACCCACCTGATATTGACCGATTCCGGCGGCCTGCAGGAGGAAGCTCCCTCCTTTGGAGTTCCCGTGCTTGTGCTGCGTGATACAACCGAGCGCCCGGAAGGGATCGAAGCCGGAACGCTGGAGCTTGTGGGCACGGACGAGGAGAAGGTGTATCAACGGACACATGCTTTATTGACTGATCAGGAGCTGTATCAGTCCATGAGCCGGGCCGCCAACCCGTATGGAGACGGCAAAGCCTCCGAAAGAATTGTCAATGCGATTTTGCACCATTTTGGTGTAATTCAAGACCGTCCGGAAGAGTTTCACAGAATGTTCACAAAATGA
- the upp gene encoding uracil phosphoribosyltransferase, whose product MGKLVICDHPLIQHKLTFIRDVRTNTKEFREHVDEVATLMAYEITRDIPLETITVQTPVAETQSKVISGRMLGLIPILRAGLGMLEGVLKLLPAAKVGHVGLFRDPETLQPVEYYIKLPTDVQERELIVIDPMLATGGSAIAAITSLKNRGCTQIKMMNLIAAPEGVAAVQAAHPDVDIYVAALDDHLNEHGYIVPGLGDAGDRLYGTK is encoded by the coding sequence ATGGGAAAATTGGTGATTTGCGATCATCCTTTGATTCAGCACAAATTAACATTTATTCGCGACGTGCGGACGAATACGAAAGAGTTCAGAGAGCATGTTGATGAAGTCGCTACACTTATGGCATATGAGATTACGCGGGATATCCCGCTGGAGACTATCACCGTTCAGACACCGGTAGCAGAGACACAGAGCAAAGTGATTTCCGGAAGAATGCTGGGTCTGATTCCGATTCTGCGTGCGGGACTGGGGATGCTTGAAGGCGTGCTGAAGCTGCTTCCTGCAGCCAAGGTAGGGCATGTCGGACTGTTCCGTGATCCGGAAACCCTTCAGCCGGTCGAATATTATATCAAGCTCCCTACGGATGTCCAGGAACGCGAATTGATTGTGATTGACCCGATGCTGGCTACAGGCGGCTCTGCCATTGCTGCGATTACCTCGCTGAAGAACCGCGGATGCACCCAGATCAAGATGATGAACCTGATTGCCGCTCCGGAAGGCGTTGCCGCTGTACAAGCTGCCCACCCGGATGTAGATATCTATGTTGCTGCGCTGGATGATCATCTGAATGAGCACGGATATATCGTGCCCGGGCTTGGAGATGCCGGAGACCGGCTGTATGGAACCAAATGA
- a CDS encoding CXXX repeat peptide modification system protein, with protein MSNEKVGIVSEQEKDEILNLYERKTALQELFSSLPCLNNDIAEIELIYEKIVADLGKTTVKLEHWWSEKARKYTWKSSANGSWKIDFNTNEIFLIKVE; from the coding sequence ATGTCTAATGAAAAAGTAGGTATAGTTTCAGAGCAGGAAAAAGATGAAATATTGAATCTGTATGAAAGAAAGACTGCTCTTCAAGAATTGTTTTCCTCTTTACCTTGTTTGAATAATGATATTGCAGAAATAGAATTAATATATGAAAAAATTGTAGCTGACTTAGGAAAAACAACGGTTAAACTTGAACACTGGTGGAGTGAGAAGGCTCGTAAGTATACTTGGAAATCATCTGCAAACGGAAGTTGGAAAATAGATTTTAATACAAATGAGATTTTTTTGATCAAAGTTGAATAA
- a CDS encoding ABC transporter ATP-binding protein, producing the protein MNKISNFATAFKKTSKYIKKHQTTYSLNLVLVIVSVILNLVQPLIWANTIVSIFKSEFIEVYKYCAFMVGFYFLQALVNYVQSLLASHLSEEITFDLKSEMYHKLMGLPMKAFDDTPAGELISRLQYDPEAVADIVINKFTLLLVNILKFLTVIVIMFYLHIELTLVTLTLVPFSIGLFFFSGKLMRKQMMAISVLKDKFFSHIQESFTGIKTIKGLNIQEVRKLEFNNILNILKKKSITTRNYSALSQNISQFFMFCTQVAIILAGSLFVLKYKTLNIAFFLAFNNYSSQFTSSVMEIMGLNSSLQQMAVSIQRILHLQENFDLKEETSGDIHKILTGRVKFINVSFAYDIRTPVFKNINVEIYPNSMNVIIGPSGGGKTTFLNLLLRFYQPSSGLIEIDDINIDDLSVLTIGEGISIVAQDSFFFNDTILNNLLLVNADASLEDVYMICAQAHIHDFIITLPEGYSTVIGDGGSNLSGGQRQRLAVARALLKKSKILLFDEPTSSLDRESQQFINEIMLNLSREHTVIVITHNYSNLHNADHIFYINNGEIIESKEDEINLVNARYV; encoded by the coding sequence ATGAATAAAATAAGCAATTTTGCGACTGCTTTTAAAAAAACTTCCAAATATATAAAAAAACACCAAACAACTTATTCTTTGAATTTAGTTCTGGTTATAGTTTCAGTTATTTTAAATCTAGTTCAACCTTTGATTTGGGCTAATACTATAGTCTCTATATTTAAAAGTGAATTCATAGAAGTATATAAATATTGCGCTTTTATGGTTGGATTTTACTTTCTGCAAGCATTGGTTAACTATGTACAATCGTTATTGGCTTCGCATTTAAGTGAAGAAATTACCTTCGACTTGAAAAGTGAAATGTATCACAAACTTATGGGATTACCTATGAAGGCATTTGATGATACCCCGGCAGGTGAATTGATATCGAGGTTACAATATGATCCTGAAGCTGTAGCGGATATTGTAATCAACAAGTTCACTTTATTATTAGTGAACATTTTAAAATTTTTGACTGTTATAGTTATAATGTTTTATTTACATATTGAGTTGACGCTGGTTACTTTAACTTTAGTTCCTTTTTCAATCGGGTTGTTTTTCTTTTCAGGCAAACTTATGAGGAAACAGATGATGGCGATATCGGTTTTGAAGGACAAGTTCTTTTCTCATATACAAGAGTCATTCACAGGAATCAAGACCATTAAAGGTCTAAACATTCAAGAAGTTAGAAAGCTTGAGTTTAATAACATTTTAAATATTCTAAAAAAGAAAAGTATTACGACCCGAAACTATTCAGCGTTGTCTCAGAATATTTCTCAATTCTTTATGTTTTGCACGCAAGTAGCAATTATTCTTGCAGGATCTTTATTTGTATTAAAATATAAAACGCTTAATATTGCATTTTTTCTAGCTTTTAATAATTATTCCTCTCAATTCACATCTTCTGTAATGGAAATAATGGGATTAAACTCGAGTTTGCAGCAAATGGCAGTATCTATTCAACGCATATTACATTTGCAAGAAAATTTTGACTTAAAAGAAGAAACATCAGGTGACATACATAAAATCTTGACGGGAAGGGTGAAATTCATAAATGTGAGCTTTGCCTATGATATAAGAACTCCTGTGTTTAAAAATATAAATGTTGAAATATATCCTAATAGTATGAATGTGATTATTGGACCAAGTGGGGGAGGTAAAACAACCTTTTTAAATTTGCTCCTTCGATTCTATCAACCATCCTCTGGGCTTATAGAAATCGATGATATTAATATAGATGATCTCAGTGTATTAACAATTGGTGAGGGGATATCAATAGTAGCGCAAGATTCATTTTTTTTTAATGACACCATATTAAATAATTTGTTATTGGTAAATGCAGACGCTTCGTTAGAGGATGTATATATGATTTGTGCACAAGCGCATATTCATGATTTTATCATTACACTTCCCGAGGGGTATTCGACAGTTATTGGGGACGGAGGTTCCAATTTATCGGGGGGACAGAGACAGAGACTTGCGGTTGCAAGGGCACTTTTGAAAAAATCTAAAATACTATTATTTGATGAACCTACCTCTTCTTTAGATAGAGAATCGCAACAATTTATTAATGAGATAATGCTTAATCTTTCGAGAGAACACACGGTAATTGTAATAACTCACAATTATTCGAATTTACACAATGCTGATCATATTTTCTACATTAACAATGGAGAAATAATTGAGTCTAAAGAAGATGAAATTAATTTAGTTAATGCGAGGTATGTTTAA
- a CDS encoding manganese efflux pump MntP — protein MDMGGVYAGWGQIVTIAIMAIALGMDAFSLGVGIGMKGIRLLHVLQLSLLIAFFHVLMPLLGLFTGSYVGHLLGQVTTYAAGGLLVLLGGHMVFNSFRADHSRREPVNHRTFWGMLLISLSVSVDSFSVGVSLGMFVNSITLTVLAFGACGGLMSISGLLLGRRVSRGLGDYGEALGGGILLAFGLMFIF, from the coding sequence ATGGACATGGGGGGAGTATATGCTGGCTGGGGCCAGATTGTAACGATTGCCATTATGGCAATCGCACTGGGGATGGATGCTTTTTCACTCGGTGTGGGCATCGGGATGAAGGGCATCCGTCTTTTGCATGTGCTGCAGCTCAGTCTTCTGATTGCTTTTTTTCATGTGCTGATGCCGCTGCTTGGTTTGTTTACAGGGAGCTATGTCGGACATTTGCTCGGACAAGTTACTACTTATGCCGCCGGAGGACTGCTCGTGCTGCTGGGTGGACATATGGTGTTCAACTCCTTCCGGGCGGATCATTCCCGCCGTGAACCTGTCAATCACCGCACATTCTGGGGGATGCTGCTGATTTCACTCAGTGTGAGTGTAGATTCATTCTCCGTAGGGGTTTCCTTGGGGATGTTTGTGAATAGCATAACACTAACCGTGCTTGCTTTCGGAGCCTGCGGGGGTCTGATGTCCATTTCGGGCCTGCTGCTGGGCCGGAGGGTCAGCCGTGGATTAGGAGATTACGGTGAGGCGCTGGGCGGAGGGATTCTGCTTGCGTTTGGCTTAATGTTCATCTTCTGA
- a CDS encoding serine hydroxymethyltransferase, producing MMEQLRKSDPAVLEAMGLELSRQRANIELIASENIVSEAVMEAMGSVLTNKYAEGYPGKRYYGGCEDVDIVENLARDRAKQLFGADHANVQPHSGAQANMAVYLAALNPGDTVLGMNLAHGGHLTHGSPVNASGLLYNFVAYGVQEDTFLIDYDEVRKAAFKHRPKLIVAGASAYPRTIDFEALGSIANDVGALFMVDMAHIAGLVAAGLHPSPVPHAHFVTTTTHKTLRGPRGGMILCRQPWAAAIDKAVFPGSQGGPLMHVIASKAVSFGEALQPSFRTYAENVVKNAKVLAETLIGEGVNIVSGGTDNHLMLLDTRNLNITGKDAEKVLDSIGITVNKNAIPFDPTSPFVTSGIRIGTPAVTSRGMNEQAMVTIGRIIASVLKNPKDEGKLAEAAREVAALTEQYPIYPGLQY from the coding sequence ATCATGGAACAATTGCGTAAGAGTGACCCGGCAGTACTGGAAGCGATGGGACTGGAGCTGAGCCGTCAGCGTGCCAATATTGAGCTTATTGCCTCGGAGAATATCGTCAGCGAAGCTGTAATGGAAGCGATGGGTTCTGTGCTTACGAACAAGTATGCCGAAGGGTATCCCGGCAAACGGTATTATGGCGGTTGTGAAGATGTGGATATCGTGGAGAATCTGGCCCGTGACCGCGCCAAGCAGCTCTTCGGTGCAGATCATGCCAATGTGCAGCCGCACTCCGGTGCCCAGGCCAATATGGCGGTTTATCTTGCCGCGCTGAATCCTGGCGACACTGTCCTCGGAATGAACCTGGCGCATGGCGGCCATCTGACGCACGGCAGCCCGGTGAATGCTTCCGGATTGCTGTATAATTTTGTGGCTTATGGCGTGCAGGAGGATACGTTCCTGATTGATTATGATGAAGTGCGCAAGGCAGCCTTCAAACACCGTCCTAAGCTGATCGTAGCAGGAGCAAGCGCGTATCCGCGTACAATTGATTTTGAAGCCCTCGGTTCGATTGCGAACGATGTAGGCGCGTTGTTCATGGTGGATATGGCCCATATCGCCGGACTGGTCGCTGCAGGCCTTCATCCGAGCCCTGTACCGCATGCCCATTTTGTTACTACAACCACACACAAAACGCTGCGCGGCCCCCGCGGAGGTATGATTCTCTGCAGACAGCCTTGGGCGGCGGCGATTGACAAGGCCGTATTCCCCGGCTCGCAGGGCGGACCGCTGATGCATGTGATTGCGTCCAAAGCCGTTTCCTTTGGTGAAGCTCTTCAGCCTTCTTTCAGAACCTATGCCGAAAATGTAGTGAAGAACGCCAAGGTGCTGGCAGAAACTCTGATCGGCGAAGGAGTCAACATTGTATCCGGCGGTACGGACAACCATTTGATGCTGCTCGATACCCGTAACTTGAATATTACAGGCAAAGATGCGGAGAAGGTCCTTGATTCAATCGGCATTACGGTGAACAAGAATGCTATTCCGTTTGATCCAACGAGCCCGTTTGTAACGAGCGGTATCCGCATCGGTACACCTGCAGTCACTTCGCGTGGAATGAACGAGCAGGCGATGGTAACCATCGGCCGCATCATCGCCAGCGTATTGAAGAACCCTAAAGATGAAGGCAAACTCGCCGAGGCTGCCCGTGAAGTAGCCGCACTTACTGAGCAGTATCCGATCTATCCGGGCCTGCAATACTGA
- a CDS encoding radical SAM peptide maturase, CXXX-repeat target family → MMAVIPYQMGEFTKDWRDSEAQVVTFCITEDCNLACKYCYIVGKNTTNKMSFEVARDAVDFILRNSEGFNHDAVIWEFIGGEPFLEIDLIDRICDYIKVQMFTLEHPWFGNYRFSFSSNGIYYGTQKVQNFIKKNRHKVSIGISVDGNQKKHDLQRIFPDGRGSYDLVVKNVPLWQEQFPNTHTKATYSHEDIPYLMDSVISLWNLGIKDVSANIIYEDVWHEGDELIFEDQLKKLADYILENDLWIDHKIRFFQKGSFGLPFTEEDLNSTYCGTGNMVAIDYQGKLYPCLRFVDYSLNNREGYSVGDIYSGFNRDKLRPFEVLTIRNQSPKECIECSVASGCSWCVGNNYDVADSGTIFKRTTFNCEMHKANCRANDYFWSRFEEKTGMTVDRKKGRLHNTRQNYLQIILSTDASFNCLVPENNKEVTYMEEDIYFAGLEFCERNNLIPVLVGEIPSSKSNRSALRVGGSYNSENPENSIIVFDHSVKQLDMIIPAKSKNCILIISKNEISELTQLIVKINLKFSRVNLVISDLEQWSQQDLDSYDNELQKLSEFLLSSYSRIGEPLELNVLTDILHLDKMSNCDAGEHTFTLAPNGKFYTCPAFYFENEKNFIGDLTIGIDIKDKEMLSVEKSPICNSCDAYHCSRCKYLNKKLTSQINIPSKVQCTISHIERNNSHKLKLMMNENGFIVHNNFEKVNYVDPLELILSKRNNTKLKGSEINV, encoded by the coding sequence ATGATGGCTGTTATTCCATATCAAATGGGCGAGTTTACAAAGGATTGGAGAGATAGTGAGGCCCAGGTAGTAACTTTTTGTATTACTGAAGATTGTAATCTCGCCTGCAAATATTGTTATATTGTTGGAAAAAATACAACCAATAAAATGAGCTTTGAAGTTGCTCGTGACGCGGTTGATTTTATATTAAGAAACTCGGAAGGTTTTAACCATGATGCCGTAATATGGGAATTTATAGGTGGAGAGCCATTTCTTGAGATCGATCTTATTGATAGGATTTGTGATTACATTAAGGTTCAAATGTTTACCTTAGAACATCCCTGGTTTGGAAATTATAGATTTAGCTTCTCATCAAATGGAATATATTATGGAACTCAAAAAGTACAAAATTTTATTAAAAAAAATCGTCATAAAGTAAGTATTGGAATAAGCGTTGATGGAAACCAAAAAAAACATGATCTGCAGCGAATATTTCCAGATGGAAGAGGATCGTATGATTTAGTTGTGAAAAATGTACCCTTATGGCAAGAACAATTTCCGAATACACATACCAAAGCAACATATTCCCATGAAGACATTCCCTATTTAATGGACAGTGTAATAAGTCTGTGGAATTTAGGAATTAAAGATGTATCTGCCAACATTATTTATGAGGATGTTTGGCATGAAGGAGACGAATTGATTTTTGAAGACCAATTGAAGAAATTAGCTGATTACATTTTAGAAAATGATCTTTGGATAGATCATAAAATTAGGTTCTTTCAAAAAGGATCGTTTGGGTTGCCCTTTACCGAAGAAGATCTAAATTCTACTTATTGCGGTACTGGGAATATGGTTGCAATAGACTATCAAGGAAAGCTCTATCCCTGCCTAAGATTTGTTGATTATTCATTGAATAATAGAGAAGGTTATTCAGTTGGAGATATATATTCGGGATTTAACCGGGATAAATTGAGACCCTTTGAAGTCCTGACAATAAGAAATCAAAGTCCAAAGGAATGTATTGAGTGCAGTGTTGCTAGTGGCTGCTCCTGGTGTGTTGGGAACAATTACGATGTAGCTGATTCAGGGACTATATTTAAAAGAACTACATTTAATTGTGAGATGCACAAAGCAAATTGTCGTGCTAATGATTATTTTTGGAGTAGATTTGAAGAAAAAACTGGTATGACTGTAGATAGAAAAAAAGGAAGATTACATAATACTAGGCAGAATTATCTTCAAATTATTCTCTCAACAGACGCTTCATTCAATTGTTTAGTACCAGAGAATAATAAAGAAGTCACCTATATGGAAGAGGATATTTATTTTGCAGGGTTGGAGTTCTGTGAAAGAAATAATTTGATCCCGGTTTTAGTAGGTGAAATCCCGTCTAGCAAGTCGAATAGGAGTGCTTTAAGAGTTGGGGGGAGCTATAATTCTGAAAATCCAGAAAATTCAATTATAGTATTTGATCATAGTGTTAAACAGTTGGATATGATCATTCCTGCCAAGAGCAAAAATTGTATTCTCATTATAAGTAAAAATGAGATAAGTGAATTAACTCAGTTAATAGTGAAAATAAATCTCAAATTCTCTAGAGTAAACCTGGTTATTTCTGATCTAGAACAATGGAGTCAACAAGATTTGGATAGTTATGATAATGAATTGCAAAAATTATCTGAATTTTTACTTTCAAGCTATTCTAGAATCGGGGAACCATTAGAATTAAACGTGCTCACCGACATATTGCATCTAGATAAAATGTCTAATTGTGATGCAGGGGAACACACCTTTACTCTTGCACCTAACGGGAAGTTTTATACTTGTCCTGCATTTTACTTTGAAAATGAGAAAAATTTTATAGGTGATCTTACAATAGGGATAGATATAAAAGATAAAGAAATGCTGAGTGTTGAAAAATCACCTATCTGCAACTCATGCGATGCCTATCATTGCAGCAGATGTAAATATTTAAATAAAAAACTAACCTCCCAAATTAATATACCGTCAAAGGTTCAATGCACGATTAGCCACATTGAACGTAATAATTCTCATAAACTCAAGCTGATGATGAATGAAAATGGATTTATTGTACACAACAACTTTGAGAAAGTTAACTATGTTGATCCGCTTGAATTAATACTTTCTAAGAGAAATAATACCAAATTAAAAGGGAGTGAAATTAATGTCTAA
- a CDS encoding AC3_0185 family rSAM-modified Cys-rich RiPP: MRHLFSKTSNSRSDVQGYACGTCTWGSCVGGCNTNCNWSCSIGCLTNCSGKVIW, translated from the coding sequence ATGCGTCATTTGTTTTCTAAAACAAGTAACTCAAGAAGCGATGTGCAGGGATATGCATGCGGAACTTGTACATGGGGAAGTTGCGTAGGTGGCTGCAATACGAACTGCAATTGGTCCTGTAGTATTGGTTGTTTAACAAATTGTAGCGGGAAAGTAATATGGTAG
- a CDS encoding S8 family serine peptidase, whose amino-acid sequence MVTSDNDRQNIHISIIDSGIDVSKLALNCYVASSFNYWIDEKGHVDFKCAANCSNDHGTIIAIAIRHIHESVRFNSHNILDKDLKSDGRILISALKHAIEENPDIIHMSLGTSKLKYYLPLKILIRRACKNGIIIVSAASNTGKISFPSNFKDVVSVKGDGDINCNQYDFREGYFIASNNVMDIPNIKYIDNYENYRGTSMAAAYITGQIAKIKSERGGEARNIGVLLKRKINI is encoded by the coding sequence ATGGTCACTTCCGATAACGATCGCCAAAATATCCATATATCAATAATTGATAGCGGAATTGATGTGAGTAAACTAGCTCTTAACTGTTATGTGGCTTCATCCTTCAATTATTGGATTGATGAAAAAGGTCATGTGGATTTCAAGTGTGCGGCTAACTGTTCAAATGACCATGGAACGATTATAGCAATTGCAATAAGGCATATCCATGAAAGTGTGAGATTTAATAGTCACAACATACTTGACAAAGATTTAAAATCGGACGGTCGAATCCTAATATCGGCTTTAAAACATGCAATTGAAGAAAATCCTGACATTATTCATATGAGCTTAGGAACAAGTAAATTGAAGTATTACTTACCTTTAAAAATTTTAATTAGAAGAGCCTGTAAAAATGGAATAATAATAGTTTCTGCGGCCTCAAATACGGGAAAGATATCTTTTCCTTCGAACTTTAAAGATGTTGTTTCTGTAAAGGGAGATGGAGATATTAATTGCAATCAATATGATTTCAGAGAAGGGTATTTTATTGCTTCGAATAATGTTATGGATATTCCCAATATAAAATACATAGACAACTACGAAAATTATAGAGGAACAAGTATGGCAGCAGCATATATAACGGGTCAAATAGCGAAAATAAAAAGTGAAAGGGGGGGTGAGGCTAGAAATATAGGTGTTTTATTGAAAAGAAAAATAAATATTTAA